In Daphnia magna isolate NIES linkage group LG6, ASM2063170v1.1, whole genome shotgun sequence, the following are encoded in one genomic region:
- the LOC116924975 gene encoding folylpolyglutamate synthase, mitochondrial isoform X2 — protein sequence MFLGKGSTCAFCESILRYHGLKTGFYSSPHLIEVRERIRINGKPLSKEEFARYFWEVYNPLKNYMDDEHDMPAYFKFMTIMAFYVFLNEKVEVAIFEVGIGGLYDCTNVIRKPVVVGITSLGLDHVSLLGNTVEKIAFHKAGIMKPLVPTYTVSDQPGESLNILAEKALDIKCPLYIVPSLDEYHWAPYQIKLGLSGKVQWKNASLALQLSRAFLNPKIESVSAEQDKCIFPVSALPFQIHLPDALGLAQTFWPGRSQILRLKTATFYIDGAHTPESIEACVEWFLHASASSKRRQKRVLIFNTTGDRNASLLLAPLKRCQFDVAIFCSNIIGTANESASKDLLNLMVTKDQQVRRSNVNSDAWLENGFRFNGTSSQKQMVVALPTINTALNYVNDKLVDNETDGLDVLVTGSLHLVGGVLSLLDPDHNFLLVNKTNSVSPKTS from the exons ATGTTTCTG gGCAAAGGATCAACATGTGCATTTTGTGAATCAATACTTCGTTACCATGGCTTAAAAACAGGATTTtattcatcacctcatctaATTGAGGTGCGtgaaagaataagaataaatggAAAACCACTGAGCAAAGAGGAATTTGCTAGATACTTCTGGGAAGTCTACAATccattaaaaaattatatg GATGATGAACATGATATGCCAGCTTACTTCAAGTTTATGACCATTATGgcattttatgtttttttgaATGAGAAAGTTGAAGTAGCTATTTTTGAAGTAGGCATAGGTGGACTTTATGATTGTACAAATGTCATAAG GAAACCAGTGGTTGTGGGCATCACTTCACTGGGACTGGACCATGTTAGCTTGCTAGGTAATACTGTAGAAAAGATAGCTTTTCATAAAGCAGGAATTATGAAGCCATTAGTGCCCACATATACTGTCAGTGATCAACCTGGAGAAAGCTTGAACATACTAGCTGAGAAAGCATTAGATATCAAG TGTCCTTTGTATATTGTACCTTCACTTGATGAATATCATTGGGCTCCTTACCAAATCAAATTAGGTTTGTCTGGAAAGGTCCAATGGAAAAATGCCTCTTTGGCCCTGCAGTTGAGCCGTGcatttttaaaccctaaaaTTGAAAGTGTGTCCGCTGAGCAAGATAAGTGCATCTTTCCAGTCAGTGCTTTACCATTTCAAATCCATTTACCTGATGCTCTGGGATTAGCTCAAACTTTCTGGCCGGGTCGCTCTCAAATTCTTCGTCTGAAGACTGCAACTTTTTATATCGACGGTGCGCATACACCAGAGAGCATTGAGGCTTGTGTTGAGTGGTTTTTACATGCATCCGCTTCATCGAAACGAAG ACAAAAGAGAGTGTTGATATTCAATACAACAGGTGATCGAAATGCCAGTTTGCTACTTGCACCTTTAAAACGCTGCCAGTTCGACGTCGCAATATTCTGTTCAAACATTATTGGCACAGCTAATGAATCAGCATCTAAAG ATTTACTGAATCTTATGGTGACTAAAGATCAACAAG TCCGCAGGAGTAATGTTAACAGTGATGCGTGGCTCGAAAATGGTTTTCGATTCAATGGTACATCGTCGCAGAAGCAAATGGTTGTGGCTTTACCCACGATAAACACAGCCCTTAATTATGTCAATGATAAATTAGTCGACAATGAAACTGACGGG CTAGATGTACTAGTCACTGGTTCACTACATCTCGTGGGTGGAGTTCTATCACTCTTGGATCCCGATCACAACTTCCTTCTAGTTAACAAAACCAATTCTGTTTCTCCGAAGACTTCTTAA
- the LOC116924975 gene encoding folylpolyglutamate synthase, mitochondrial isoform X1 yields the protein MHVLFTYSVKRLNFSFSHALKLLSKTKFLVMEYADLKTFSCYKENNYEAAVETLNSLQSNASVLEKARLQKDRQAITNVPFTEKYLNRLGIPLDKIDQQLKIIHVSGTKGKGSTCAFCESILRYHGLKTGFYSSPHLIEVRERIRINGKPLSKEEFARYFWEVYNPLKNYMDDEHDMPAYFKFMTIMAFYVFLNEKVEVAIFEVGIGGLYDCTNVIRKPVVVGITSLGLDHVSLLGNTVEKIAFHKAGIMKPLVPTYTVSDQPGESLNILAEKALDIKCPLYIVPSLDEYHWAPYQIKLGLSGKVQWKNASLALQLSRAFLNPKIESVSAEQDKCIFPVSALPFQIHLPDALGLAQTFWPGRSQILRLKTATFYIDGAHTPESIEACVEWFLHASASSKRRQKRVLIFNTTGDRNASLLLAPLKRCQFDVAIFCSNIIGTANESASKDLLNLMVTKDQQVRRSNVNSDAWLENGFRFNGTSSQKQMVVALPTINTALNYVNDKLVDNETDGLDVLVTGSLHLVGGVLSLLDPDHNFLLVNKTNSVSPKTS from the exons ATGCATGTCTTGTTTACTTATTCGGTTAAGAGATTAAACTTCTCTTTTTCGCATGCCTTAAAACTATTAAGCAAGACAAAGTTTCTAGTTATGGAATATGCGGATCTTAAAACATTCTCTTGTTACAAGGAAAATAATTACGAG GCTGCTGTAGAAACTCTAAACTCCCTGCAGTCTAATGCGTCTGTTCTCGAAAAAGCTCGGCTACAGAAAGATAGGCAAGCAATCACAAATGTCCCCTTCACTGAAAAGTACCTTAATCGCCTAGGAATACCACTTGACAAAATAGATCAACAACTCAAAATAATCCATGTTTCTGGTACTAAG gGCAAAGGATCAACATGTGCATTTTGTGAATCAATACTTCGTTACCATGGCTTAAAAACAGGATTTtattcatcacctcatctaATTGAGGTGCGtgaaagaataagaataaatggAAAACCACTGAGCAAAGAGGAATTTGCTAGATACTTCTGGGAAGTCTACAATccattaaaaaattatatg GATGATGAACATGATATGCCAGCTTACTTCAAGTTTATGACCATTATGgcattttatgtttttttgaATGAGAAAGTTGAAGTAGCTATTTTTGAAGTAGGCATAGGTGGACTTTATGATTGTACAAATGTCATAAG GAAACCAGTGGTTGTGGGCATCACTTCACTGGGACTGGACCATGTTAGCTTGCTAGGTAATACTGTAGAAAAGATAGCTTTTCATAAAGCAGGAATTATGAAGCCATTAGTGCCCACATATACTGTCAGTGATCAACCTGGAGAAAGCTTGAACATACTAGCTGAGAAAGCATTAGATATCAAG TGTCCTTTGTATATTGTACCTTCACTTGATGAATATCATTGGGCTCCTTACCAAATCAAATTAGGTTTGTCTGGAAAGGTCCAATGGAAAAATGCCTCTTTGGCCCTGCAGTTGAGCCGTGcatttttaaaccctaaaaTTGAAAGTGTGTCCGCTGAGCAAGATAAGTGCATCTTTCCAGTCAGTGCTTTACCATTTCAAATCCATTTACCTGATGCTCTGGGATTAGCTCAAACTTTCTGGCCGGGTCGCTCTCAAATTCTTCGTCTGAAGACTGCAACTTTTTATATCGACGGTGCGCATACACCAGAGAGCATTGAGGCTTGTGTTGAGTGGTTTTTACATGCATCCGCTTCATCGAAACGAAG ACAAAAGAGAGTGTTGATATTCAATACAACAGGTGATCGAAATGCCAGTTTGCTACTTGCACCTTTAAAACGCTGCCAGTTCGACGTCGCAATATTCTGTTCAAACATTATTGGCACAGCTAATGAATCAGCATCTAAAG ATTTACTGAATCTTATGGTGACTAAAGATCAACAAG TCCGCAGGAGTAATGTTAACAGTGATGCGTGGCTCGAAAATGGTTTTCGATTCAATGGTACATCGTCGCAGAAGCAAATGGTTGTGGCTTTACCCACGATAAACACAGCCCTTAATTATGTCAATGATAAATTAGTCGACAATGAAACTGACGGG CTAGATGTACTAGTCACTGGTTCACTACATCTCGTGGGTGGAGTTCTATCACTCTTGGATCCCGATCACAACTTCCTTCTAGTTAACAAAACCAATTCTGTTTCTCCGAAGACTTCTTAA
- the LOC116926815 gene encoding neurofilament medium polypeptide codes for MYLLDLLRVITRTEPRTESTDTEAVDVSEENTEPTPVVTQNVDASQQTDDAFETQIQKAREEELMKEISDLKDQLQTAHRVSGVSRQKADKLAWDLGIFESKYHLEIAELTRKRSDEIIRKEIETMKFQDEYDNRIVDLELTNTQQMQRILELEMEQTSRRQQRDPVCDKRSGELEASVAKIESVQQHLSSIDVVTEHAKWTINYVLEQVKVEIPSAASESSQPDDEKERMIEDTQTIKCEMETVKLELEDAKERLIKDTQTIKCEMESVKVELVNAKETIAELEQCQNRLITAESQMKTITEGKDALLALKDAELKQLRKSAKQVQRKSEVKTRDVGCDTEDLPQPVKAKGIDVGCCTDDFPQLVKPKSRDVSCDTDDLPSLPEAGKKDVGCGIDDLAPLAAAKEIQGASADEGKQSVDESERLTEFREVSSRKKKAKLQAEAAAKKEERAPEKDKTPAELVSIYETVMDVISPSQFPPLSGKRPPGQPAADVRPARQPAADVRRARKPAADVRPARQPAADVQPPVVFQSADYRYKQKPIEGYTVNLSEGRTSVHPPARPQAKAAPTAASNVAPEKEKAATAKPAASFAIVSGEIPQLQSADKLVLLDIHYRNYGRIVGRGGKNVRRLEETHGVMMTLVQNQNALQFYNLKISGGSPAKRRAAAQEVIEGLPVTIECSNVDLRQLRHLKMRSSETEFFVSVRRPMSRDVKLQLSGRINDCRKAFDLLVNGRDPRPSPK; via the coding sequence ATGTATCTCCTAGATCTTCTCCGCGTCATTACAAGGACAGAACCCAGAACGGAGTCTACCGACACCGAGGCTGTTGACGTGTCCGAGGAGAACACGGAACCAACGCCGGTGGTAACCCAGAACGTTGACGCATCCCAACAAACGGACGACGCGTTTGAAACCCAGATTCAAAAGGCCCGCGAAGAAGAACTGATGAAAGAGATTTCTGATTTAAAAGACCAACTTCAAACGGCGCACCGTGTTAGCGGTGTATCGAGACAAAAGGCCGACAAACTCGCGTGGGATCTTGGCATCTTTGAATCAAAATACCATCTGGAGATTGCGGAGCTAACGAGGAAAAGGTCAGATGAAATCATCCGCAAGGAGATTGAAACCATGAAATTTCAAGACGAATACGACAATCGAATCGTTGACTTGGAACTGACCAACACCCAACAGATGCAACGTATTCTAGAATTGGAGATGGAACAAACTAGTCGTCGACAGCAGCGCGATCCTGTGTGTGACAAGCGATCTGGCGAGCTCGAAGCTTCTGTTGCGAAAATCGAGAGCGTTCAACAACATCTTTCTTCCATAGACGTTGTCACAGAGCACGCAAAATGGACTATAAACTACGTCCTGGAACAGGTTAAGGTAGAAATCCCTTCTGCGGCTAGCGAGAGTTCACAACCCGACGATGAGAAGGAACGAATGATCGAAGACACGCAAACCATCAAGTGCGAAATGGAAACAGTCAAGTTAGAACTGGAGGACGCGAAGGAGCGACTGATCAAAGACACTCAAACCATCAAGTGCGAAATGGAGTCTGTCAAGGTAGAACTCGTGAATGCGAAGGAAACCATTGCCGAGTTGGAACAATGTCAGAACCGTTTGATCACTGCTGAGTCGCAAATGAAGACGATCACTGAAGGCAAAGACGCCCTTTTGGCTTTGAAAGACGCGGAATTGAAACAATTgcgaaaatcggccaaacagGTTCAGCGTAAATCTGAAGTGAAGACCCGAGATGTTGGATGCGACACGGAGGACCTTCCTCAGCCCGTGAAGGCCAAAGGAATAGATGTTGGATGCTGCACGGACGATTTCCCTCAACTTGTGAAGCCTAAAAGTCGAGACGTTTCGTGCGACACTGATGATCTTCCATCACTTCCTGAGGCTGGAAAAAAAGACGTTGGATGTGGCATCGATGACCTTGCACCCCTTGCCGCTGCCAAAGAAATCCAAGGAGCGTCTGCCGATGAAGGGAAACAATCAGTCGATGAAAGTGAGAGACTTACAGAATTTCGGGAGGTTTcgtctagaaagaaaaaggccaaacTTCAGGCTGAAGCAGCAGCTAAAAAGGAGGAACGTGCACCCGAAAAGGACAAGACTCCAGCGGAGTTGGTATCGATTTACGAAACTGTGATGGACGTTATTTCTCCATCACAATTTCCTCCGCTGTCCGGCAAAAGGCCCCCAGGTCAACCTGCCGCTGATGTCAGACCTGCCCGACAACCTGCCGCTGATGTCAGACGTGCACGAAAACCTGCCGCTGATGTCAGACCTGCACGACAACCTGCTGCTGATGTACAGCCACCAGTTGTTTTCCAGTCAGCTGATTACAGATATAAACAAAAGCCGATCGAAGGTTACACAGTCAACCTATCCGAAGGCCGAACATCGGTTCATCCGCCAGCTCGACCCCAAGCGAAGGCTGCACCAACTGCTGCGTCAAATGTCGCTCCTGAGAAGGAGAAGGCTGCCACAGCTAAACCAGCTGCCAGTTTCGCTATTGTTTCTGGAGAAATTCCACAATTGCAAAGTGCGGATAAATTGGTACTCTTGGACATTCATTACAGAAACTACGGTCGTATTGTGGGACGAGGAGGTAAAAATGTCAGACGCCTGGAGGAGACTCACGGAGTCATGATGACCTTAGTCCAAAACCAAAATGCTCTCCAATTTTACAACTTGAAAATATCAGGAGGGAGTCCCGCAAAACGTCGAGCTGCCGCACAAGAAGTTATCGAAGGTCTGCCGGTGACGATCGAGTGTTCTAACGTCGACTTAAGGCAACTCCGTCATCTAAAAATGCGAAG